The following nucleotide sequence is from Candidatus Methanoperedens sp..
GGACTTCCGAGGAACTTCGCAAATCCATAATTAAAAGAAAAACAACCTTTGGCGGAAACAAAACTTCCCTGTCGGAATGTATGTCATGGAGCAGGGAAATAGCAGTGGAAAGCATCGGGATGATATATAATTCCCTGAAAGGCGAAAAAAGCCAGGACATATTGTACATGGCAATAGATAAGACTACAAAAAAGACAAAAGCTCTTGGATTAATAGGTGCGGGACTGTATATCGGGTTACAGCTATCTTATTTTTTCGGAGTATCCGGGGAAATCATCCTGAATGTCAAAGGTAAAAGAAAATGGATTGAGAATACAGGTTAATGGCTGAAATATGCCAGATTATTAAAGGGGTCTTTCTACTGATTTTATTTAGTATCTATAGATTATTGTGATAAATTATATAACTCCGTGAATGAAATCTTAATCTGTGATAGATATGAATGAAAATGAGAACATTATAAATAATCCTTTATTTTGCGGTAAGCAGCCTGGTCAAAAAATCTTGCTGAAAATAGATTGGGATGCTCTGGATAGTGCCTGGGCGGACCTGTACAGAGAAGACTATGGATATCTTTTTTCCAGCACTTTCTTCAGCAATAATCGTATCAACATACAAGCCGCACATATTGAGACCGGTATGGTGGATTTGGCATAAAGCCACTATTTATACTGATTTTATTTAGTATCTATAGATTATTGTGATAAATTATATAAATTTGCGGGTAGAATCTTAATCTGTGATAGAAATGAAAGAAAATGAAAAAATTATGAACAAATCCCTCTCATACGGTAAACTTAACAATCCAACCGAAGAGGGATTTATGGAATTAAATCAGGAAGATAAGGAGATATACTTGTTCATGCGTGGAGGATTTGCAGCCAAGTAGGCTGAGATGAAATTATGAATCCACTCGATATCCTGTTATTTATCTGCGAAAAAAGAGAAGAATTTGTAGAACAGGGGTTAAATGCGCATGATGCCTTAAGAGAAGCAAAGCATGTGGCAGCTGAAGAATTTCACATATGCTCTGCATCTATGACAAAATTAATTCCATGAAACAGTAATGATGTTAATTAACCTGAAATCTATTAAAATGGGATATATTAAAATATAAACATATTAAACTGGAAATGAGCTTGAATAAGATTGAATCTTTTCTGATAATAATTCTTCTTATACTTGCCCTCTGGATGGTGGTTAAATGATAGATCACAGAAAAATTTTTAAAAAAGTTACCGACTCTATCGTTACCATCATCCTGTATATACTGCTGCTGGCACTTATAGCAGGGATGTTGCGGATTTTACTTGATATAGGCTCTGTTGCGATAGACTCGCTTGATGGCGGTTTTAATAAAATTGTTACTAACGTTCTAACGCTCTTTATTGTAATCGAGTTCTTCAAGACCTTTGCAGACTACTCCAGATTCGAAAGAATAAAGCTCACCGACATAACAGACGTCACGATTTTAATAACCATGCGTGAGGCCACGGTTGGGTTTTATTCCAAAACATTTGGATTTGAAACGATTTTCGCACTCTCGGCATTGCTGCTGGTGCTCGGAGTGATCAGGGTAATGGCCATCAGGTACTCACCGGAAAAGGCTTGAAAAGATTTGAAAGCATTGCGCTTCTTTGAAAGGAAATCTAATTTATACGATAATATATAGAATATATAGATTATTTAGATAAAATATATAATGTGTAAATTCTAATCTAAAGTTATGAAAGACTTAAAGAGGATTATTAAAAGTTATATACCTAAACGGATAAGTGATATTACTGGGTTTTAAAATATATACTACAACTCCTAAAAATAATTAAGATATATTTGTGAGATAACGATAAAAGAACTATATGAATACAAAAGTAGGTATGAATTCTCCCCGGATAAAAGAATTTGGTGGAGAAATCGATGCTCAGGAGGTGGAAATTATTGAGCTCGGTCTTGACAGGGTGGATTTTCTGGACGAACAAAGAAAGAAAGAATTATTGTCAAAAGCCAAATATCTTGCCTCATCTTTTGGCACTGAATTTACTATTCATGCCCCACACATTGATTCCAGGATCGAGGGAATAAAAATAGATTTTTCAGCCAGTAACGGAAAAAATTTCACTGTTATGGAAAAAGTCGTCAAGATAGCCGCAGAAATCGGAGCGGGATATGTAGTTGTTCATCCAGGCAGTCAGAATGGCGAAAGAAAGTGTCTTAACTCTAATATACTCAATTTAATTCGCCTGTGTGCTCTCGCCGAAGAATACGGCGTCATCCTGCTCTTAGAGAACCTTTTTGACAGGGAAGGAGGAAATAAAGTTGGTGTATTCCCGGGAGAAATTTTCCATATAATTGAAATGGTGGGCTCAGAAAGTTTAAAGATAAATCTGGATATCGGTCATGCGTTTATTGCCTCCAGAGCAAATGGGCTATTCCTGGAAGATTATTTTGAGTTAGGCAGCTACATACATCAAATGCATCTTCATGATAACTTCGGTATCCTGGAGTCAGAAGAAGCAATGTTTGGAGACCGCCACCTTCCTCTGGGACTTGGAAAAATAAATTTCAGGGAAGTATTTAAAAATATATTGAAGACAAATACAAGAAATTTGATCCTGGAACTTAAAAACTCATCGAAAGAAAATACCCTTGAAAGCCTTGTACAAATCAGAGAATTTTGCAATTTAAGGTATGGTTTAACGCCCCTGCATCCTATTGAATCTGCTATCGTATGCGTTCAATAAAGCTTAGGCAACTCCCGTTAATAAGTTGGCATCTATAAATCAAGACAAAATCAGTCGCATATTTACGATAGGAATAAGAAAAACATTAAGGAGTATCATACCCTGATCGGGATGTGCAGTTTCAGCATATTAACAGATAATGCGAACTGTTTGAGAACAGATTAAGAAAGCAGGATTTGTAAATGTTGGTCTCCATCATTTCTTGAACCATAATTTACTGATTTTATATAGTATCTATAGATTCTTGGGAGTAGCTATATATTATTTGATTCAGAATTCTTGCTGGTGAAAAAATAAAATGAATAGATTAAAGATGATACTAATTCTGATCCTGGCAGGCGTGCTGTTAGCGGGATGCGTAAGCAAGCAACCTGCCGAAGTACAGCCTACGGTACAACCTGCGCAGTCGACAGGCGTACCAACCGACCAGACCACAAAAGCCCCGGAAACCTTAAATGGCGCAGGTGCAACATTCCCCTATCCCCTGATATCAAAATGGAGTTCGGAATACAATAAGATAAAGCCGGATGTCCAGATCAATTACCAGAGCGTGGGAAGCGGTGCGGGTATAAAGCAAATAACCGAAAGAACGGTAGATTTCGGTGCAAGTGATGCGCCCCTGACAGAGCAGGAATTTTCAAATATTTCCGGAGTCCTCCAGATACCCGAGTCTATAGGTGCAGTCGTTGTAGCTTATAACCTGCCAGGCATACAGACCGGGGTTAAACTTAGCGGAGATGTGGTTGCTGATATATTCCTCGGGAAAATCACAAAATGGAATGATCCGAGGATAGTTTCCATTAACTCAGGTATCCAGCTCCCGGATAAAGATATTATTGTTGCACACAGGAGCGATGGAAGCGGAACGACCTTTGTCTTCACGGATTATCTTTCAGCCGTCAGTCCCGACTGGAAATCAAAGGCTGGAAAGGGTAAATCGGTTAACTGGCCTGTCGGTCTTGGCGGAAAAGGGAATGAAGGCGTTGCAGGTCTATTAAGCCAGAACCCTTATTCAATAGGTTATATCGAGCTGGCTTATGCCAAACTCCAGAAAATCTCATATGCTTATATCAGGAATAAAGCAGGAAAGTTCATCGAACCGACCCTTGAAACCACTGCAAACGCTGCGGCAGGCGCAGTGCAGACACTGCCAGCAGGCGATGCAAACTGGTCAACCGTGAGTATTGTAAATGCCCCGGGAGATAATTCATATCCTATAGGCAGCTTTACCTATTTCCTTGCCTATAAAGACCAGAAAGACCAGACAAAGGGTAAATTATTGGCTGAATTCCTCTGGTGGGCAGTACATGACGGCCAGAAATATTCCTCAGACCTTCTCTATGTACCGCTGCCGGACGAAGTCATAAGCATTAATGAAAAAACCATAAAACTTATGAACTACAACGGACAACAATTTATTTAGATGGATCGATCGAAATTGTCTTTTTTCCATATCAGCCGGAGTAAACTCTCCGGCGATTTTATTTTTGAAGCTGCTATCGGCTTCTTTGCCCTTAGCATAATGATTCTAGCATTTTTATTGTTCAGAGAGCTTTTTATCGGGTCAGCACTTTCAAGAGACATTTTTGGCATGGGTTTTTTGACAGGTTCCACATGGGACCCCGTCGCTGAGGTATTTGGCGCCCTGCCTTTTATCTTCGGGACTCTCGTATCATCATTTCTTGCCCTGGTCATTGCCGTCCCTTTTAGTCTTGGAATAGCGATATTTCTTTCAGAACTCGCCCCGGAAAAGCTGAGAACACCCTTATCTTTCATAATAGAGTTGCTGGCTGCTATTCCAAGCGTCATTATCGGCCTCTGGGGGATATTCATTCTCGCCCCTTTCATCCGCGACTATCTTGCACCGCCTCTTTCAACATACCTTGGTTTTCTTCCGCTCTTCCAGGGACCGATGTATGGATTATCCATGCTCACCGGCGGAGTGATACTTGCAATCATGATTATCCCAATAACATCATCGGTATCCAGGGAAGTCATTATGACAGTGCCCACACACCAGCGGGAAGCAGCCCTGGCTCTGGGCGCTACAGGCTGGGAGACCACACGAATTGCTGTTCTTCCTTATGCCAGATCAGGAATATTCGGGGCTGTAATCCTTGGGTTTGGCAGGGCGATAGGCGAAACAATGGCAGTGACTATGGTCATCGGGAACAGTCCCAGGATATCAGAGTCACTTTTCTCACCATCGTACACTATGGCCTCGGTTATTGCAAATGAGTTTGTGGAGGCTACCTCAAAGCTTTACATCTCATCTCTTATTGAGATCGGGTTTTTGCTACTGGTCATATCTTTCATAATCAATATTGCAGCCAGGATTCTGGTGTGGAAGCTGCTTAAAGTTGAGGGCGGTGGAGTGACGTGAAATGGAATAAAAGAAGAATAATAGACAGGGTTATGGCAATTCTTACAGCTGCCTGCGTGGCAATTGCCATAATCCCGTTGCTGAGCATCCTCTACACGGTAACCATCAACGGGATATCAGCTGTAAACCTGGATTTTCTTACACAGATCCCCAGGCCTGTTGGTGAACCTGGAGGCGGACTCGGGAATGCAATCCAGGGGACATTCATAGTCGTGGGGATTGCATGCTTAATCGGGCTTCCTGTGGGCATCCTCGCTGGTGTATATCTTTCAGAATATGGACAGAACAGGTTTGGCCGTATAGTAAGTTTTGTTGCTGATGTGCTTACTGGCACACCTTCAATAGTGGCAGGGATGTTCGGTTATACTTTCATTGTCCTTTATTCTGGAAGCTTTTCGGCTATTGCAGGCGGAGTGGCACTATCGGTTTTGATGATACCGATTGTTACAAGAACTACTGAGGAATCCCTCAGGCTTGTGCCCGGATCGATCAAAGAAGCTTCCCTGGCATTAGGAATACCAAAGTGGAAAACAACATTATACATCGTTATAAACACTGCAAGAAGCGGCATAATAACAGGCGTTTTACTTTCCATTGCAAGGATATCAGGTGAGACTGCACCACTTTTGTTTACATCTTTTGGCAATATGTTCTGGGCTAACGGATTAGATAAACCAATATCTACCATGCCAGTACAAATCTATACATACGCAATAACACCCTTCCCTGACTGGCATGCTAAAGCCTGGGGAGGCGCTCTTATTCTGATTATCCTGATTCTTATTTTAAACATTGGAGTGAGGTTTGTTACCAGGAAAAAATATGGAATGTAAAAAGGAGTATAAATGCAGAATAAAATCACAGTAGAAAATCTCAATGCATGGTTTGGAGCCAAACAGGTACTCCATAACATCGATATTGGTATTGAGAAAAACGGGATAACTGCTATCATCGGTCCGTCAGGATGCGGGAAATCCACATTCATCCGATGCATCAATAGAATGCATGAAGTCGTACCAAAAGCAAGAGTCCAGGGTAAAGTGATGGTTGATGACACGGATATCTATGGTAACGATATCGACCCTGTGGATATCAGGAGGCGCATCGGTATGGTATTCCAGAAACCCAATCCATTTCCGACAATGTCAATACGTGATAATGTTGTGGCCGGGTTGAAACTGGGTGGAGTAAAGGATAAAAAGAAGCTCGATCATATCGCCGGGGAGAGCTTAAAAAAGGCCGCTCTCTGGGATGAGGTCAAGAGTGACCTTAACAAATCCGGCGCAAGCTTATCTGGCGGCCAACAGCAGCGCCTGTGCATAGCAAGGGCATTAGCTGTTGAGCCGGATGTTATCCTTTTTGATGAACCCTGCTCAGCCCTTGACCCTATATCTACAAGCAAGATAGAAGACCTGATGATGGAACTTAAAGAAAAATATACCATAGTCATAGTAACGCATAATATGCAGCAGGCAGCAAGAGTCAGTGATCATACGGCTTTCTTCCTGTATGGAAAGCTGGTAGAGTTCGGAGAAACAAATCAGATATTTAAGAAGCCAAAGGAAAAGAGCACTGAAGATTACATAGTCGGGAGGTTTGGATAATATGGTCCGGGAAGCGTATCACAAAGACCTTCACAGGTTGAAGGGAGATATAGTTAACATGGGAAACCTTGTTGGAAGTGCAATAAGGGATGCAGTAATTTCTCTTAGAAATCGTGATGTGGAGATGGCCCAGAATGTCATTGACATGGATAATGAGATAGATGCCCTGGATCATGAAATTGAGGAGAACTGCATGCGTCTTCTTGCTCTCCAGCAACCTATGGCGCGGGATTTGCGGCTGATAATCGCAGTTTTAAAAATGTCTATTGATCTTGAAAGGATTGGCGATCTTTCTTTAGAAATAGCGGTTATTACGAAGATGAGTGCTGATGTGCCTCCCGTTAAGCCTCTCATCGATATACCAAGAATGTCAGATATCTGCCAGGAAATGATCAGGGATTGCATGAATGCCTTTGAAAATAAGGATGTGGAGCTTGCAAGAAAGACCGCCAGGAGAGATGATGAGATCGATGCGCTCTTTGACCAGGTAAGAAGGGAACTTATTACAATTATGATCGAGGAACCAAAAAAGATAACTGGCGCACAACACCTGACTTTTGTCGCAAGATATCTTGAGAGAATAGGGGATCACATAACGAACCTGTGCGAAAGCGTTGTTTTTATGGTGACAGGAGAAAGGGTGGAGTTAAATTAGCTCCTCTGAATAATTCTTTCTTTTATTCTTTTCCGATCATGACTTCTGTCGCTTTTACTATAGCCATTACTTTATCATTCTTTTTGATATCGAGGGATTCAACCGCTTCTGTTGTTATTACCGCAGTTATTGTTGCAGGTTCTATCTGGATCTTGACTTTTGACACAAGGTCCCCTTTCTCGATATCCAATACTTTACCTTTCATCTGATTTCTTGCAGATATTTTCAACCCGATCACCTCCCAGAATGTTTTATCATACACTGTTTGAGTAAGTATATTTTGATATGTACTATATTCGTCTATTAAGTCTATTGCTTTTTCGGTCAAAAATGTTCCCTGGTCTTTTCCGCCCCTTCTTTTGATTATTACGGGCTCTCCCACGCTTTCTTGAATTTCGTTTAGCAGAAGCCATGCATGCTTATAAGAGATATTTGTTTTTTTGCAGGCTTTGTTCAAAGAACCCTCTTCTTTAATGGCTTTAAGGAGAGAGACTTTTCCCTCACCCATGATTGGTTCATCTTTGTTGTTTACCAGCCATAATTTTGTTTTAACCTGTGTTCGTTCCATCGCAACCTTGAATTAAGAAAGGTTTATTAATATATAAACTCTCCATTTATAAACGCGTAAGACCTCGCATCTTTAGGGTAAGTGAATATCTGCTCTTTAGTATTTACCTCAATCAACTCTCCATTAAGCAGAATTCCCACCCTGTCGGCGATGCGCCTGACCTGGTGCATATTGTGGGATGCCATAATAATCGTCGTGCCAGGATCGTTTCTTATCTTTCTGATAATTTCCTCTATCTTCGCAACATTGGCCGGGTCAAGATTAGCCGTCGGCTCATCAAGAAGAAGGACATCAGGTTTAAAGACAATCGCCCTTGCAAAAGCCATTCTCTGGGCTTCCCCGCCTGAAAGGGTCAGAGCTTTTTGTTTCTCACAGCCTCTAAGTCCCACAAGATTTAGCGCATCAGCTACTTTTTCTTCAATTTTGTTTCTATCTGCGCCCCGAATGGCCAGTCCATAGGCTACATTATCGAAGACCGAAGAATTGAATATCGCAGGTTTCTGAAAAAGCATTGACATCCTGGACATGATATTGTTTTTCTTATTGATCAAATATTCATTCCCATTAAACACTATTCTTCCTGATGAGTGTGTATCCAAAAAATTTATGATCCGAAGCATTGTGGTCTTCCCAACCCCGCTTGGCCCCATGAAAGCAAAAATCTCCCCTCGATAAATTTCAAGGTTGATATTTTTCAATACTTCTTTATTCCCAAAGGATTTGCCAAGGTTCTCTATCCGGAACAATTCCTCCATTTTAATTTCTCCTCTGGAAATAGTTTGCCAGGATATTAAGGGAAAGTACAAGGGAGATAAGTATAATTCCGAGAGCTATCGATGTTGAGATATCGCCTTTACTGGTTTCGGATGTGATTGCGGTGGTGAGCGTTCTGGTTTCAGAGAGTCCTTCACCTATTCCCCCTACACTTCCCGTGCGTGCTATGTTGCCACCTACGATGAGAATGGCCCCAACTTCTGCCAGTCCCCTTCCAAGTCCTGCAAGTATCGCTGTGATGATGCCAAACCTTGCCTCTTTTAATGTCGCAATCACTGCATCTGTTTTGTTTCCACCGAGAGTATAGACCGTCTCGATTATCGATTGGGGAACAGATTTTATTGCAGCAAGAGAAATGCCGGATATTATTGGTGTAATAAGAATATACTGGACAAGGATCATTGCTTCCTGCGTGTAAATAATATCCAGGAACCCAAAGGGACCAACAGGCACAACCATCAGGAAAACAAGGAGGCCAACAAAAACAGGGGGAAGCCCCATACCAGTATTAATCAGTGTGATGATGACCTGCTTACCCCTAAAGTGCATGAAAGATATGGCAAACGCCAATGGTATTGCAGTAAAGGTAGCAAGTATAGTGGCGGTGCCTGATACTTTGACAGAAACGCCTGTTATGCTCAGGATATATGGGTTCTGGCTGAATATCAGCTCAAACGCTTTAATAATTCCCTGTATCAAAAAGTCAGAGCTGCTCATGTCCGGCCTTTCTGTTGATTCATGTTTACTTCAATAGAAAAGATATGCATTCACCAGCTCACCTTTTTTAATATCCCTGTCTGTCATTACATACCCTTCAACGACGCAGGACCTCGGAGATGCCGAGATTATAGCAGTATTATATTCCTTATCAACCAACTTCATCTCTTTGCCGTATCCGATGGCTTTGTTATTTATTATCTTCATGAAAAGGATATATTCAAAACCTTTTTCCGGCAGCACAACATCCTCATTTATCGTAAGTTCATGCATTGCCCTTGGCATATCCGTGAAATATCTCTTCACGACTATTTCAAGAGCAGTGAAAGCCCCTGTTGGTTTGCCCGGAAGTGCAAATACAGGAGTGTTATTCACAATGCCGACAGCACAGGGTTTTCCTGGCCTGATAGCGACCCCGTGGAATACTATTTCTCCTGTCCGGGCAATGATATCTGCAACGAAATCGCGCTCACCCACTGAAATACCGCCTGTCGTAAATACTGCGTCGTATTTTTCACATGCTTGCAGCAGCATATTCTTTGTTCTGTCATAGTCGTCAGGGACAGCGCCTATAAATTCGGACTCGTGGCCTGATTCTTTCAAAAATCCCTGTATCAGCACTGCACTTGTATTTTTTATCATTCCGTTATAAATTTCTGTGCCCGTGGAAATTATACCGGCTTTGATTTTTTTATAAACAGGAACCTTTTCGATGCCAAGACTATATAATAGCGCAGCGCTCTGGGGCATTATCCGGTGATTTTTCTCAAATATCCTGTCTCCGGCACTGTAATCCGAGCCTTTTCGGAACACGTTTTCCCATGTATTTAGCTTTTTTCCGTATAGAAGGTCCCTTTTAACCTCCGCATCCTCGATTTTCAGCACTGCATCAGCGCCTTCCGGGAGTATTGCGCCTGTTGCGATTGCCATAGCCTCGCCGCTCTTTATCTTTACAATGCTGTCGCCAGCGTATACTTTCCCGGATATTTTGAGCGGGTAAGGTTCAGAGCTTCTGACTGCAAACCCGTCCATCGCAGAAATATCGAACGCAGGGGACATGGATTCCGCAATAATATCTTCACCGAGCTCCCTTCCCACAGAATCGGGAAGGGCAACCTTTTCTGATTCGCGCCTGAAGTAATATGTGCTCTTTAGCTGCTTTATTCTTTCAAGCGCTTCTGTGAGTGTTATTATTGTTTTCACATTATTATGTTAGCTTAAACATAACATAATTGATATAAACTTATCGAAAGTCGGTAACAACATAAATTAGTTTTTGTAATAGATAAAAATCTGGCGCGCATCGACCGGCGCTGGGTTAGAGCGCTGAGATTTCAGGGTGGGGATTCCATAATTGGCAGCACCTTTATTTTCCTTCAGAAGGGTGCTGTAAAAATATGTCTTAAATGAAGAGCATGGATTTTAGAAGAAGGAACACGGATTGCACGGATCATACGGATTTTCACGGATAATCAAATCCGTGGGTATCCGCGTCATCCTCACAATCTGTGTTCGTATATACAACATCGCTGCAAAAATAGTTCTGGCTGTCAGGCGCCGCCGATGCGCATGGGGGCATGGGGATGGACGATGAGGGTGCTGGTTTGCGTTGTTTGTGGTTTTATATATTCTTTTCACCGCAAAGGGCGCAAAGATTTTGAGGGACGCGCCAGTCTCATTTTAGGCGGCGCATGAGCAGGATAAGGGGGTCTTCTGGGTTGTTGATATACAAATAATGGCAAAATTTGGCTCATGACTATTTATGCAAAAGTTCATTAAATTCTTCCACTGTAAGTCCTGCTTGCTTAATTATAGTTCTTAAAGTTCCGCGTGCAATCTCATTATGGTTTGGAATTGTTAGAGCCTGTTTTTCAGGGTTTCTTAAAGGATATGACTTCTGTTTGACCTCGAACATAATATCCGATTTTAGTCAGTGCTTTTATTACTTCTTGTCCAGAGACAATGGGCAATTTGCTCATATGGCAACAGAAACCATTGTTTCTTTAATTCCGGCATGGGGAGTTATCGGAATACCATCTTCCGCCAACATCGATATATGCAACTCGATAGCATCCTTAATGTTTTCCTGGGCTTCTTTTTCTGTTTTGCCCTGGGATATACAGCCGGGTAAAGATGGCACTGTAGCCACATACCAGCCGTCTTCGTCTTTTTCCAGTAATACTTTAAATTTCATCAAAATGCCTCAATTGATGTATATCAATAATATTTATTGAATAGATAAAGTATTTATGGTACCAATATACGGTAACAATTTCATCGTTTTTCCATGGCACGAAGCTGGCGGCATGGCGGGGCAGCCGGATGCGCGCGCATTGACCGGCGCTGGGTTCGTGGGCTGAGGGTGAGATTCCATAATTAGCGGCAGCGCAAAGGGTGTGAAGAATTATAGTGAAAGCTTATGAATTTCCGGGTAATAAAGAATATTATGCAAGTCCAGAAATTGATGAGCCGGATGAAAAAATTAGAAAAAGAGATGCAAGAGTTAAGAAGCAGTATCTATTCTAATGTTAAAGTTTCTAGAATAAAATCAAAAACGAGGATGCATAAAGCTGCACTGGATTTTCTAATTCTAAAGAATATCCCGGATAAACTTGAATTGGATTCTGTTGAAATGATCAGAAATGAGAGAAAGCATGCCAGAGGCTATTAATAATAGAGTAAACCTGGATTCAAATGTTTTTATCTTTGTTCTCAAAGAGAATGAAAAGTATAGCAAAGAATTTTGATAGCCTATTTTTTGATTTCATGTTAAGTTTTATATGTATATTCTGCGTTAGGTTTAATATGCAAGCTGATGTCATTAAAGAAGGACTTGTTATTCCTTATAGGACTCTTCATGATGCAAGAATATCCGGAACCCTTGAAGTCAAGATCGGAGAGAAAGAACTCATAATCAAGGAAAAAAATATCACACGAAGAATGAAGGGCTATTGTGGGAAATTGAGAATCTCTCAAAAGGAAATGAAGGAGATTTATTCGGATAGCATTTTAGAAAAATATGAGAAATGAGCTGTCAAACTTTAGAGATAAGCCAATATTTGTTGATGCAAATATATTTGTCTATCATGCGGCAGAATCAAAATATAGCGAATCGGTAACCGCTTTTTTGGAAAAAGTTGAGTTTAAAGAAGTAGAGGCTTATACTTCCCCGTCAGTTATTGATGAGGCAGCTTATGTCCTTATTATAAATAAAGGACTTGATTTACTTGAATCCAGAAGTTCTCGAAAAGTGAGAGAAAAGATTGAAAATGATCGGGATTTCGCCCTGAAGTGCTATTCTGTCCTTGAAGATTTTTTGGGTTATGTTAAATCATTGGACGGCCTGAAACTTCTAGAGGTCACAGGCGAGGATGCTTTCAGGATATATGAGTTTGGAACATCATATCTTCTTCATCCAAAAGATGCGCTGCATCTGTCTGTTATGAAACGATACAGGATATTTGACATTGCTACTAACGATAGCGATTTCGAGAGAGTTAAATGGATCAAAGTCTGGAAACCATGAGTAGTTCGCATATATTTGCAGGCTGCGGGGCAGCCAGATGCGCGCGCATTGACCGGCGCTGGGTTCGTGCGCTGAGGGTGGGATTCCGTAATTGGAAAGGTGGCACAGCCATGCAAAAATAGTTCTGGCTGTCAGGCGCCGCCGGAACGATGCACATTGGGGGGGCACGGGGATGTGCGATGAGGGCGCTGGTTTGCGTTGCTTGTGGTTTTATCGGTGTTTGATAACTCAAAGTAAATATCTTATATCTATTTGATCAGTACATCCACCACTTTCATAAATTCTCTACAAACTGCGATTCCAACATGCAAATCCATCCCTATTTCCGCAAAATCAAGCGAATACTGAGTCTCATGCCTGGCATCGCGAAGGGTATCGAGGTAATCGAGGAAATCCCTGTTTAGCAACTTTGTATTAACATATTTTTCTTCAACGTAGCGGGCAATGCAAAAATGGCTTCTTTCTTTTATCCCGTCTTTAAAAAGCAGTGCCCTTGCAACGTGAAAGAAGGCATTATAAAGAGCAATCGTACCCATTCGTTGTTTGCCAATTTTAACTAAATCTTCGGCATCAGTCAGGAAAAGCCCAGCCTGTATAAGGCTTTTTTTCGCCAGTCCTGTGCT
It contains:
- a CDS encoding type II toxin-antitoxin system HicB family antitoxin, producing the protein MKFKVLLEKDEDGWYVATVPSLPGCISQGKTEKEAQENIKDAIELHISMLAEDGIPITPHAGIKETMVSVAI
- a CDS encoding phosphate ABC transporter ATP-binding protein translates to MEELFRIENLGKSFGNKEVLKNINLEIYRGEIFAFMGPSGVGKTTMLRIINFLDTHSSGRIVFNGNEYLINKKNNIMSRMSMLFQKPAIFNSSVFDNVAYGLAIRGADRNKIEEKVADALNLVGLRGCEKQKALTLSGGEAQRMAFARAIVFKPDVLLLDEPTANLDPANVAKIEEIIRKIRNDPGTTIIMASHNMHQVRRIADRVGILLNGELIEVNTKEQIFTYPKDARSYAFINGEFIY
- a CDS encoding HEPN domain-containing protein, which translates into the protein MQEKIYLTELSDCFERKLLTGVSPSTGLAKKSLIQAGLFLTDAEDLVKIGKQRMGTIALYNAFFHVARALLFKDGIKERSHFCIARYVEEKYVNTKLLNRDFLDYLDTLRDARHETQYSLDFAEIGMDLHVGIAVCREFMKVVDVLIK
- a CDS encoding ABC transporter permease subunit → MSSSDFLIQGIIKAFELIFSQNPYILSITGVSVKVSGTATILATFTAIPLAFAISFMHFRGKQVIITLINTGMGLPPVFVGLLVFLMVVPVGPFGFLDIIYTQEAMILVQYILITPIISGISLAAIKSVPQSIIETVYTLGGNKTDAVIATLKEARFGIITAILAGLGRGLAEVGAILIVGGNIARTGSVGGIGEGLSETRTLTTAITSETSKGDISTSIALGIILISLVLSLNILANYFQRRN
- a CDS encoding molybdopterin molybdotransferase MoeA; the encoded protein is MKTIITLTEALERIKQLKSTYYFRRESEKVALPDSVGRELGEDIIAESMSPAFDISAMDGFAVRSSEPYPLKISGKVYAGDSIVKIKSGEAMAIATGAILPEGADAVLKIEDAEVKRDLLYGKKLNTWENVFRKGSDYSAGDRIFEKNHRIMPQSAALLYSLGIEKVPVYKKIKAGIISTGTEIYNGMIKNTSAVLIQGFLKESGHESEFIGAVPDDYDRTKNMLLQACEKYDAVFTTGGISVGERDFVADIIARTGEIVFHGVAIRPGKPCAVGIVNNTPVFALPGKPTGAFTALEIVVKRYFTDMPRAMHELTINEDVVLPEKGFEYILFMKIINNKAIGYGKEMKLVDKEYNTAIISASPRSCVVEGYVMTDRDIKKGELVNAYLFY
- a CDS encoding PIN domain-containing protein, with the protein product MRNELSNFRDKPIFVDANIFVYHAAESKYSESVTAFLEKVEFKEVEAYTSPSVIDEAAYVLIINKGLDLLESRSSRKVREKIENDRDFALKCYSVLEDFLGYVKSLDGLKLLEVTGEDAFRIYEFGTSYLLHPKDALHLSVMKRYRIFDIATNDSDFERVKWIKVWKP